One window from the genome of Rariglobus hedericola encodes:
- the coaE gene encoding dephospho-CoA kinase (Dephospho-CoA kinase (CoaE) performs the final step in coenzyme A biosynthesis.): MILGITGGMGGGKSTAMRFFEEAGFRRIDSDRIVREDLLTDPAVVGLIKAKFPDVVNAQNEVQRAELARYVFGNDEDRVWLEKLLHPMVYNRWQELMAADPAADWAIETPLLFEQGLENWFDFTVCVSTSSANQLVRLIERGIPQSLAEQRISKQLPLAQKLEKADFILSNDGTPEALRLQVNHLAARLSGVR; encoded by the coding sequence ATGATATTGGGAATTACCGGCGGTATGGGCGGGGGGAAATCCACCGCGATGCGCTTCTTTGAAGAGGCGGGTTTTCGGCGGATTGATTCCGATCGCATCGTGCGCGAGGACTTGCTGACCGATCCGGCGGTGGTCGGCCTGATCAAAGCAAAGTTTCCCGATGTGGTGAATGCGCAGAACGAAGTGCAGCGGGCGGAGTTGGCGCGGTATGTTTTTGGCAACGATGAAGACCGCGTATGGCTGGAGAAATTGTTGCATCCCATGGTATATAACCGCTGGCAAGAGCTGATGGCTGCCGACCCTGCGGCGGATTGGGCGATCGAAACCCCCCTGCTTTTCGAACAAGGTTTGGAAAATTGGTTTGATTTTACCGTATGCGTATCGACATCGTCGGCCAATCAGCTTGTCCGGTTGATTGAGCGCGGAATTCCCCAATCGCTCGCCGAGCAGCGAATTTCCAAGCAATTGCCCTTGGCTCAGAAACTAGAAAAAGCCGATTTTATCTTGTCCAACGATGGCACTCCCGAGGCGCTTCGCCTTCAGGTGAACCACTTGGCGGCCCGGTTGTCCGGTGTTCGCTGA